From Mucilaginibacter inviolabilis, a single genomic window includes:
- a CDS encoding SusC/RagA family TonB-linked outer membrane protein, which translates to MKKTLLLTLIMPCLAMGANAHLKANMSAISSNSRLTKSDSRQAVKAIETIKGTVKDASGQPLIGVNVQVKGTTRGTQTDVNGAFSVQASIGETLAISYVGYAKKEIIISSTAALNIVLVEDSKTLGEVVVTALGVKRSEKSLAYSSQSVGGTELTNVKSDNLMNAINGKVAGITITPSASGVGGSSKVLLRGNRSATGNNQPLYVIDGVPISNASNANGQPNSTYGGTPDGGDGISNLNPEDIESLTVLKGGTAAALYGSQAANGVIIITTKKGKAGKMQINFSSSSSIDKNAYLPEFQSRYGVTSKGNTTSFGPEISSAPDNLSKFFQTGNNFTNSLTLSGGNEVAQTYFSYSNVTARGVEPGNKLGRNNINFHETAKFFDKLTVDGNVNYITQQINNSPTIGFYTNPLTGLYLFPRGQDITPYKTNYEGPNGSNGVPTQNWPYQEDLQQNPWWIINRNINFSKRNRVLANASVKYEFTKWLNIQARGSIDRIDDSYDQRYYAGTLAPLAAGNNNGSYSGSDVVLNQKYGDVIVNFTLPGKSDFKLDGLIGSSITDNFQSGINWGSGPGGYGLITPNLFTIQNIQVSNAAQGINSANSVNTVPNFHTQLQAVFANANLSYKNWVYLTLTGRTDWSSTLASTASDHYFYPSAGLSFILNEMVKLPDAISYAKVRGSYAQVGNGVQTYAANPVNNAADNPALNPTGVTNPPSSNGVTLSNRPPYPSLKPEKTKSFELGTDLRFMNDKLSFSFTYYKSNTYNQSIPVIPPAPSGYGAGFVNAGNIQNTGIEFTLGYNLVTSKDFSWSSSINGSKNVNKIIDVDSKDGINLLQLTNSNSYQSYLAKGGSFGDIWGQTLQRDAQGRVMITAQGLPLLSAGFSKIANPQPKFQLGWNHSVNYKNFSLNLLVDGKFGGQVVSVMQSILDSYGVSKAYGDARAAGGVKINGVDPSGNPVTNVDAQKWYTSIGGRNAALGEYVYSATVVRLRQAALGYTFQLPKTSAVKAVKLSLTGRNLIYFYKKAPYDPEVTSSTANGLGGVDVFNQPATRNYGFNLNVTL; encoded by the coding sequence ATGAAAAAAACATTACTACTCACGTTAATAATGCCCTGTTTGGCTATGGGAGCTAACGCTCACTTGAAGGCAAACATGAGTGCAATAAGCAGCAATTCGCGTTTGACCAAGAGCGATAGCAGGCAAGCAGTAAAAGCAATTGAAACAATTAAAGGAACAGTGAAGGACGCCAGCGGACAACCGCTTATTGGTGTAAACGTACAAGTAAAAGGAACAACCCGTGGTACCCAAACTGATGTAAATGGCGCCTTTTCGGTACAAGCCAGCATTGGCGAAACATTAGCTATCAGTTACGTCGGGTACGCCAAAAAAGAAATAATTATAAGCTCAACAGCCGCCTTGAACATTGTACTTGTAGAAGATTCAAAAACCTTAGGCGAGGTAGTGGTAACTGCTTTGGGCGTTAAAAGATCCGAAAAATCATTGGCCTATTCAAGCCAGTCAGTTGGTGGAACAGAATTGACCAATGTAAAAAGCGATAACCTGATGAACGCCATTAATGGTAAAGTAGCAGGTATAACCATTACACCGAGCGCTTCAGGTGTCGGTGGCTCATCAAAAGTATTATTGCGCGGTAACAGATCAGCTACAGGGAATAACCAGCCATTATATGTTATTGATGGGGTGCCTATCAGCAATGCCTCCAATGCAAACGGTCAACCCAATAGTACGTATGGTGGTACGCCTGATGGCGGTGATGGTATATCCAACCTAAACCCTGAAGATATTGAAAGCCTTACCGTATTAAAAGGAGGTACAGCAGCTGCCTTATATGGTAGTCAGGCGGCAAACGGCGTTATTATTATTACCACTAAAAAAGGTAAAGCAGGTAAAATGCAAATTAATTTTTCATCATCTTCAAGCATTGACAAAAATGCTTATCTGCCCGAGTTTCAAAGTCGTTATGGTGTAACCAGTAAAGGTAATACCACAAGTTTTGGACCTGAAATTTCAAGTGCCCCCGATAATTTATCTAAGTTTTTTCAAACAGGTAATAACTTTACCAACTCACTTACCTTATCAGGAGGCAATGAAGTCGCACAAACGTATTTTTCTTATTCTAATGTTACAGCCAGAGGTGTTGAACCTGGAAATAAGCTAGGCAGGAATAATATTAACTTCCATGAAACAGCTAAGTTCTTTGATAAATTAACCGTAGATGGTAATGTAAATTACATTACGCAGCAAATAAATAATAGCCCAACTATAGGCTTTTATACTAATCCCTTAACAGGTTTATATCTTTTTCCAAGAGGGCAGGATATTACACCTTATAAAACCAACTATGAAGGGCCAAATGGCAGCAATGGTGTGCCAACACAAAACTGGCCGTACCAGGAAGATCTTCAACAAAACCCATGGTGGATCATTAACCGCAATATCAATTTTTCAAAACGTAACCGCGTGTTAGCGAATGCCAGCGTTAAATATGAGTTTACCAAATGGCTTAATATACAGGCCAGGGGAAGTATTGACCGTATTGACGATAGCTATGATCAGCGTTATTACGCGGGCACATTGGCCCCCCTTGCGGCTGGTAATAATAATGGTAGCTATAGCGGATCAGATGTGGTATTGAACCAAAAATACGGTGATGTGATTGTGAATTTTACATTACCCGGCAAATCTGATTTTAAACTGGATGGTTTAATTGGTTCAAGTATTACTGATAATTTTCAATCAGGTATTAACTGGGGCTCAGGGCCTGGTGGCTACGGGTTGATAACACCAAATTTGTTTACCATTCAGAATATCCAGGTTTCTAACGCGGCGCAAGGTATAAACTCAGCAAACAGTGTTAATACGGTTCCTAACTTTCATACCCAGCTTCAAGCCGTATTTGCCAACGCTAACCTTTCTTATAAAAACTGGGTGTATTTAACACTCACAGGACGTACCGACTGGTCATCAACTCTTGCGTCTACTGCATCTGACCATTATTTTTATCCATCAGCGGGTTTATCATTCATTTTAAACGAGATGGTTAAGTTGCCTGACGCTATTTCTTATGCAAAGGTTAGAGGTTCATATGCGCAGGTAGGTAATGGAGTACAGACATATGCAGCTAATCCGGTTAATAATGCGGCTGATAATCCTGCTCTTAATCCTACAGGGGTTACCAATCCGCCAAGCTCAAATGGGGTAACCTTATCTAACAGGCCTCCTTACCCTTCTCTTAAACCAGAAAAAACCAAATCATTTGAATTGGGTACTGACTTGCGGTTTATGAATGATAAGCTATCTTTTAGTTTTACCTATTATAAATCAAATACCTATAATCAATCCATTCCGGTTATTCCACCAGCACCATCAGGATATGGCGCTGGTTTTGTAAATGCCGGAAATATTCAAAACACGGGCATTGAGTTTACATTGGGCTACAACCTGGTAACATCTAAAGATTTTAGCTGGAGCAGCTCTATTAATGGCTCAAAGAATGTTAACAAAATTATTGATGTTGATTCAAAAGATGGTATCAATCTCTTACAGTTAACCAACAGTAACAGTTATCAGTCATATCTGGCCAAAGGCGGATCATTTGGCGATATCTGGGGTCAGACATTGCAACGTGATGCACAAGGACGGGTAATGATCACTGCACAGGGATTGCCTTTATTAAGCGCTGGTTTTAGTAAAATAGCTAACCCTCAGCCAAAATTTCAATTAGGTTGGAACCATAGTGTCAATTACAAAAACTTCTCGTTAAATCTATTGGTTGACGGCAAATTTGGCGGACAGGTAGTATCTGTTATGCAATCCATCTTAGATTCGTACGGCGTATCGAAGGCGTACGGCGATGCCCGGGCTGCCGGGGGCGTAAAAATAAATGGTGTTGATCCGAGTGGTAACCCGGTAACTAATGTTGATGCGCAAAAATGGTATACTTCTATTGGTGGCCGTAATGCGGCATTAGGCGAGTATGTTTATAGCGCTACCGTAGTTCGTTTACGCCAGGCTGCATTAGGATACACTTTCCAATTGCCCAAAACTTCGGCTGTTAAAGCTGTGAAATTGTCTCTTACCGGAAGAAACCTGATCTATTTCTATAAAAAAGCGCCTTATGATCCGGAAGTTACTTCGTCAACTGCAAACGGTCTTGGCGGTGTTGACGTATTTAATCAGCCGGCAACACGTAACTATGGATTTAATCTGAATGTTACTCTTTAA
- a CDS encoding SusD/RagB family nutrient-binding outer membrane lipoprotein gives MKTNHKFNKYRNCNPYMIALCLVAILGLNSCTKNFEKYNTDQTGIADKDLKIPTLFIPIEQQIFQNYQVAQNLNADAYAGYSTPPQTFGRTLYNMNYVFVDAWNQHAFNEIYTKILGPIKNKLAPPPLSVKTALPDFWAIALILEVEAIDRVTDKFGPAPYSKVGSSLISIPYDSQQSIYQQMFLKLDTATTSLRAFIAANPGATPFAKSDVVYGGDYTKWLKLANSLRLRLAMHIVKVDAVTAQQQGQIALSAPGGLLSAVTDNAAIAGSGQNDYFVITESYTDNSMSASIQSYMVGYNDPRISKYFSPANTDPKFTFPGAAYKGKYIGIRIGSDIPAKPAYSGYSVYNFNDTFTAAAPELFMTAAEVWFLKAEAALRNWTGAGDAQTNYETGISTSMTQYGVAAGAAAFIADGTSTPTAYTDPQNAANNSPALSNITIKWDPAANNEVKLERIITQKWLAMFPEGQEAWTEFRRTGYPKLFPVVNNNSNGTIDTKIQVRRLPYPLSEYTGNAPGVQGGVQLLGGPDNGGTRLWWDVNKPNF, from the coding sequence ATGAAAACGAATCATAAATTTAATAAATACCGCAATTGCAATCCGTATATGATTGCACTTTGCCTGGTGGCGATATTGGGGCTAAACAGCTGTACAAAGAATTTCGAGAAATATAATACAGATCAAACCGGTATTGCTGATAAGGACCTGAAAATTCCAACCCTGTTTATTCCGATCGAACAACAAATATTCCAGAATTACCAGGTTGCTCAGAACCTGAATGCCGATGCTTACGCGGGTTATTCAACCCCACCTCAAACTTTTGGCAGAACATTGTACAATATGAACTATGTTTTTGTTGATGCCTGGAATCAGCATGCGTTCAATGAGATTTATACGAAAATTTTAGGTCCTATTAAAAATAAATTAGCACCGCCGCCATTATCAGTTAAAACCGCTTTGCCTGATTTTTGGGCAATTGCCTTGATATTGGAGGTTGAAGCAATAGACAGGGTAACTGATAAGTTTGGACCGGCTCCTTATAGCAAGGTGGGTTCATCATTAATCTCTATTCCTTATGATAGCCAGCAAAGTATCTATCAACAAATGTTTTTAAAACTTGATACCGCAACAACAAGCCTGCGGGCCTTTATAGCAGCCAATCCAGGTGCTACACCTTTTGCAAAATCTGATGTGGTTTATGGTGGCGATTATACCAAATGGTTAAAACTGGCTAACTCATTAAGATTGCGCCTGGCTATGCATATTGTAAAGGTTGATGCGGTAACCGCTCAGCAGCAAGGCCAAATAGCGTTAAGCGCGCCAGGTGGTTTGCTTTCGGCGGTTACCGATAACGCGGCTATCGCCGGAAGCGGGCAAAATGATTATTTTGTAATAACAGAAAGTTATACAGATAATTCAATGAGCGCATCTATACAATCATACATGGTAGGATATAATGATCCGCGTATTAGTAAATATTTTTCACCTGCCAATACCGATCCTAAGTTTACTTTCCCGGGAGCTGCCTATAAAGGTAAATATATAGGTATCCGTATTGGTTCAGACATCCCGGCTAAACCAGCTTATTCTGGTTATTCCGTATATAATTTCAATGATACGTTTACAGCTGCGGCGCCTGAATTGTTTATGACAGCTGCAGAAGTATGGTTCCTGAAAGCCGAAGCAGCGTTAAGAAATTGGACAGGTGCAGGTGATGCTCAAACCAATTATGAAACCGGTATCAGTACTTCCATGACGCAGTATGGTGTTGCGGCAGGTGCAGCGGCTTTTATTGCCGACGGTACCAGCACGCCTACAGCTTACACAGATCCTCAAAATGCAGCTAACAACTCACCAGCATTATCAAACATTACCATTAAATGGGATCCTGCTGCCAATAACGAGGTTAAACTGGAGCGTATCATCACCCAAAAATGGTTGGCCATGTTCCCTGAGGGGCAGGAAGCCTGGACAGAATTCCGCCGTACAGGTTATCCCAAATTGTTCCCTGTTGTAAATAATAACAGTAACGGAACCATCGATACCAAAATACAGGTACGTCGGTTACCTTATCCTTTAAGTGAGTATACCGGAAATGCTCCTGGTGTACAAGGAGGTGTTCAACTTTTGGGAGGTCCGGATAATGGGGGCACAAGATTGTGGTGGGATGTAAACAAACCTAACTTTTAA